The Aerococcus christensenii genome segment TTTAATATTGCTTCTTACGCCTTGCTCACTTATCTGTTGGCTAGAGAAGTGGGACTTGAAGTGGGTGATTTCGTACATACTTTTGGAGATGTCCATATCTACAATAACCACTTTAATCAGGTGAAGGAACAATTGACACGGACACCAGGTGAATTGCCACAGTTAGTGATTCATAGTGACCGGTCGATGTTTGAACTCACTAAGGAAGATATTGTCTTAGAAAACTATCATCCGCAGCCAGCGATTAAAGCGCCGGTTGCCGTCTAGGAGGGAAGTTCATGTTAACAGCGATTTGGGCTCACGCCAAAAATGGAATTATAGGAAAAGATAATGCTTTGCCTTGGTCTCTCCCTAATGATATGCGTTTCTTTAAGCAACAAACGCTCGGCAAAAGTGTCGTGATGGGGCGAAGGACTTTTGAATCGATGGGATGTCGTCCACTTCCTCATCGAACGAATTATGTTTTAACTCAAGAAGAAGATTTTAAAGCGACTTGGGAAGGGAAGTTTGACAATTTACAGGTGATTACTGATAAGCAAACGATCCTTACTCTTCAAGAAAAAGAAGAAGTGATGGTAATCGGCGGAGCAACGATTTATCGCCTTTTCTGGGAAGATTTCGACCAACTACTCATTACCAATATTCAAGAAGATATAGAGGGAGATACGCAATTCTTACCAGACCTCCAAGATTTTGAATGTTATAAAGTCGAAGAAGGGCAGCAAGACGAGAAAAATTTTCTGACCCATCAATTTGAATTTTGGCGGAGAAAAGAGAATCCTAAACCATGACAAAGCACAGAAATGGTTGGAAATTTGCTTTTCTAACTCTCCTTTCTCTTCTTTTGTTAGGCCTTTTGGGAAGCTATGTCCTTTTTATGTCAGAGACTCAACCCTTATCTGCCTCTCCTAAAGAAAAGGAAGTTTCTTCCTCTCTTCAAGCTCTGCCAGTACATGCTCATTTAGAAGTGGATGATTTACTGACTTTGATTGAAGAAGCACATCCCGATCTTGATATTCAACGCCAAGAAAATCAATTGCTTTTGAGGGGGCAGAGCGTGATCATGAACCGAAGAGTCACTTATAGTGTCGGCCTCATACCTCTTACTAATGAAAAGAAGAATCTTTGCTTTGATATGAGCCATTTTAAAATTGGAGACCTTGAGATTCCTTTACAGGTTTATTGGCCAGCCGTGAAGGGATATTTTTCCCAGGATAAATTTTTACACGCGACGTCTGTTCCTGGACGTTTAGAGTTAAGATTGACAGATCTTTCGGTGAAGGGAGCGGTCCTTAAGGATTTCCAGATCGATTGGGAAAAGAATCAAGTCTTGCTTGATTTAGAGCTTCCTCATCCCAACATAAGCAAGTAAATAGAAAGAAGGCATGGTTTTGCGTCCTTTTTATCAATATGTACAGAAATATCGAAATCCCTCTGCTCAGCATCCAACAGCAGTAGAGGAACTGGCAGAATTAATTTATTTAGATAGCGATTTTCCAAAATCTTCTACGGAGTTTCACCAATTAAGTGATTATATCGAATTAAACAGTCGTTATTCTCACTTTGTAGGAACTTTTGATGACGTCTGGAAAGCTTATCTCAACAATGACTAACTTAGAAAGGAAGTGACCCGAATGCAAGCAGATCAACCCAAAGAATCACTCAATACATCCAAACAAACGCAAAATATAAATACAAAGGAATCAGAGGCAACATCTTCAACGCAACCCCTACTTCAAAAACACTTCCTTCTCAAATTTTTGAAAAAGAGATCCGTTCAAATCGGAGGGGCGATCCTCCTCACTGCTGTGGTGACTTTTTCCGCAACGAATTACTGGAATACAGGACTTTCGCCCTGGGAAAGTTTGGACGGAGACTGTTTCACTCTTCCAGAATTACAGAAAATTCAGCGAGCTTTTACAGTTTTGAACAAACAATATATGGGGAACATTGACCGTGAAAAAATGATCAATTCTGGTATTGAAGCTATGACCAAGTCTCTCGGAGATCCTTATACCGCTTACTTACAAGAGGAGGACTCTAAAGATTTGGATCAGACCATGGAAGCGAATTTTGAAGGCATAGGGGCCCAGATTAGTTCTGATCACCAAGAAATTGTCGTGATTAGTCCGATTAAGGGGAGTCCTGCTGAGAAAGCAGGCATTCAACCGCATGATGTCTTGGTCAGTGCAGATGGTCAATCCTTATCCGGCAAGACACCCGCCGAAGCTGCTAAAATGATACGTGGAGAAGCAGGAAGTGAGGTCCAACTCGTCGTTCGAAGGGGAGATAGCGAACAATCTGTCACCATCAAAAGAGGCAAAGTGCCCCTTCAAACGGTGCATAGCGAAAAAATAGCTGACCATCCAGAAATCGGATATATTCAAATTTCTACCTTTTCTGAGCCAACCGCTGCAGATGTACGAACAGCTGTCACAGAGCTTAGAAAACAAGGCGTGAAATCCTTTATTGTCGATGTTCGGGGCAATCCTGGGGGCTTATTGACTTCCGCTGTTCAGATTGCTAACTTCTTCTTGAAGAAGGGACAAACCATTGTTCAAGTGGAGAATAAAGAAGGCCAACGCAAAGTTATTACCGCTGGAAAAGATAGCGACTTTCATATCGATGAACCGACCGTCTTATTGGTAGACAAGGGCTCTGCTTCTGCCTCTGAAATTTTGGCAGGGGCCTTGAAAGAATCTGCCCATCTGCCTATTGTAGGAACTCAAACCTATGGCAAGGGGACTGTTCAAACGGTCTTTAAGCTTGATCCCAAAGATAAACTCAAAGTGACTTATGCCCACTGGTTAACGCCAGATGGTCATTGGATTCATAAAAAGGGGATTCAACCCGATGAAACCGTAGAACTGCCTGATTATGCGACCTTACATGTCATTGATACGCAGAAAGAATATCATGAGGGGGATGAAGGCGACGAAGTCAAAAATATTCAGAAATTTCTTCAAGTCCTTGGCAAATTGCAAGAAGATCAAGTGACTTCACATTATGATGCCAATACACAAAAAGCGGTCAAGGAATTCCAAAAAGAAAATCATTTGAGTCAAACCGCTACCATAAATCAAGAAACTGCGTTAAAATTAATCCA includes the following:
- a CDS encoding dihydrofolate reductase; this encodes MLTAIWAHAKNGIIGKDNALPWSLPNDMRFFKQQTLGKSVVMGRRTFESMGCRPLPHRTNYVLTQEEDFKATWEGKFDNLQVITDKQTILTLQEKEEVMVIGGATIYRLFWEDFDQLLITNIQEDIEGDTQFLPDLQDFECYKVEEGQQDEKNFLTHQFEFWRRKENPKP
- a CDS encoding DUF2140 family protein — protein: MTKHRNGWKFAFLTLLSLLLLGLLGSYVLFMSETQPLSASPKEKEVSSSLQALPVHAHLEVDDLLTLIEEAHPDLDIQRQENQLLLRGQSVIMNRRVTYSVGLIPLTNEKKNLCFDMSHFKIGDLEIPLQVYWPAVKGYFSQDKFLHATSVPGRLELRLTDLSVKGAVLKDFQIDWEKNQVLLDLELPHPNISK
- a CDS encoding YozE family protein; this encodes MVLRPFYQYVQKYRNPSAQHPTAVEELAELIYLDSDFPKSSTEFHQLSDYIELNSRYSHFVGTFDDVWKAYLNND
- a CDS encoding S41 family peptidase, translated to MQADQPKESLNTSKQTQNINTKESEATSSTQPLLQKHFLLKFLKKRSVQIGGAILLTAVVTFSATNYWNTGLSPWESLDGDCFTLPELQKIQRAFTVLNKQYMGNIDREKMINSGIEAMTKSLGDPYTAYLQEEDSKDLDQTMEANFEGIGAQISSDHQEIVVISPIKGSPAEKAGIQPHDVLVSADGQSLSGKTPAEAAKMIRGEAGSEVQLVVRRGDSEQSVTIKRGKVPLQTVHSEKIADHPEIGYIQISTFSEPTAADVRTAVTELRKQGVKSFIVDVRGNPGGLLTSAVQIANFFLKKGQTIVQVENKEGQRKVITAGKDSDFHIDEPTVLLVDKGSASASEILAGALKESAHLPIVGTQTYGKGTVQTVFKLDPKDKLKVTYAHWLTPDGHWIHKKGIQPDETVELPDYATLHVIDTQKEYHEGDEGDEVKNIQKFLQVLGKLQEDQVTSHYDANTQKAVKEFQKENHLSQTATINQETALKLIQVLKQTLQANDQQKQKAVDLLRNH